In one window of Lewinellaceae bacterium DNA:
- a CDS encoding HlyC/CorC family transporter, whose amino-acid sequence MILFYIILFLLLSAIFSGSEIAFVSANKIGIELKKEKGLRKGRVLGGFYRKPEYFISGMLIGNNLALVVYTSLMEQLLLPPLQSIGGVASYLVITLLSTAIVLVFGEFLPKTIFRIFANDLLYFFTYILKIFQVLFFPFSALVNKLSEWIIRVFTNAPVEKTQAALTRFDLEHFIADSAGSNDEPIETDIFKNALHLKQTRIKEIMVPRTEIQSIDVSADIQELIDLFDTSKHSRIIVYDEDIDNILGYIHHQQLLKNPRSLRRLVLEIPVVPETMNIQALMLRLIKESQTIAWVVDEFGGTAGIITLEDILEEIFGEIDDEHDEEEHTEEQVSDHEWLFSGRLEIDYLNEKYDAIHFPEGDYSTLSGYLIMTTGHIPHQDEEIELEGYKFIMAKVDEKKIELVRVIRQEED is encoded by the coding sequence ATGATCCTGTTTTACATCATTCTCTTTTTGCTGCTTTCAGCCATTTTTTCTGGTTCCGAAATTGCCTTTGTCTCTGCCAATAAGATCGGTATTGAACTTAAGAAGGAGAAAGGACTCCGCAAAGGACGGGTACTCGGAGGATTTTATCGCAAACCGGAATATTTCATCAGCGGCATGCTGATCGGGAACAACCTGGCCCTGGTTGTCTATACCTCCCTGATGGAGCAGCTGCTGTTACCACCACTCCAAAGCATTGGCGGCGTGGCCAGTTACCTGGTGATAACCCTACTAAGTACCGCGATCGTATTGGTGTTCGGGGAATTCCTCCCTAAAACCATTTTTCGCATTTTTGCGAATGACCTGTTGTATTTCTTCACCTACATCCTAAAGATATTTCAGGTCTTGTTCTTTCCATTTTCCGCCCTGGTCAATAAACTGTCGGAATGGATCATCCGGGTGTTCACCAATGCTCCGGTTGAGAAAACGCAGGCCGCATTAACCCGCTTTGACCTTGAGCATTTCATAGCAGACTCCGCTGGTTCCAATGATGAACCCATCGAGACGGACATCTTCAAAAATGCGCTCCATCTGAAACAAACACGCATCAAAGAAATCATGGTGCCCCGCACGGAAATCCAGAGCATTGACGTGAGCGCCGACATTCAGGAGCTGATCGATCTGTTTGACACCAGCAAACATTCCCGGATCATTGTCTACGATGAGGATATCGATAACATTCTCGGATACATACACCATCAGCAATTGCTGAAAAATCCCAGGTCTCTACGCCGTCTGGTCCTGGAAATACCGGTGGTGCCGGAAACGATGAATATCCAGGCGCTTATGCTCAGGCTCATCAAAGAAAGCCAGACCATCGCCTGGGTAGTGGACGAATTCGGTGGTACCGCAGGTATCATCACCCTGGAGGACATCCTGGAAGAGATCTTTGGTGAAATCGACGATGAGCATGACGAGGAAGAACACACCGAAGAACAAGTATCCGACCACGAATGGTTGTTTTCAGGGAGACTGGAGATCGACTACCTGAATGAAAAATACGATGCCATTCATTTCCCGGAAGGCGACTATTCCACCCTCTCCGGTTATCTGATCATGACGACCGGCCACATACCACACCAGGATGAGGAAATCGAACTGGAGGGCTATAAATTTATTATGGCCAAAGTCGATGAAAAGAAAATCGAACTGGTCCGTGTCATCAGACAGGAAGAAGACTGA
- the lptC gene encoding LPS export ABC transporter periplasmic protein LptC — protein sequence MKYCIFIGLLLLLAASSCRKEAPVEDESLMALLRQGIEVGDSVQILYSDSARLKVMIEAPVMYQETNRRYHIQTFPKGIYVEFYDEEGVLTSTLRANYAQRKEQDRQVIVKDNVVYQSVQGDKLETSELMWNENDRLISTDKPYRLRRANGDLANGLMGFTANESFTYFKSHSVYNRFLFEEHKTDTLP from the coding sequence ATTGCTCTTGCTGCTTGCTGCCAGTTCGTGCCGAAAGGAAGCCCCGGTGGAGGATGAATCCCTGATGGCATTGTTACGGCAAGGAATTGAAGTCGGTGATTCGGTGCAGATCCTGTATAGCGATTCAGCCCGGCTAAAAGTGATGATAGAGGCTCCGGTGATGTACCAGGAAACCAATCGTCGCTACCATATCCAGACCTTCCCTAAAGGCATTTACGTCGAATTTTACGACGAAGAGGGCGTCCTAACATCCACCCTGCGCGCCAATTATGCGCAACGCAAAGAACAGGACCGGCAGGTTATCGTCAAAGATAATGTGGTCTATCAGAGTGTCCAGGGAGATAAACTGGAAACCTCAGAATTGATGTGGAACGAAAATGACCGGTTGATTAGCACGGACAAACCCTACCGGCTGCGCCGCGCCAATGGGGATCTCGCGAATGGATTAATGGGCTTCACCGCCAACGAATCATTTACCTATTTCAAATCCCATTCGGTCTACAATCGCTTCTTATTTGAGGAGCATAAGACCGACACCCTCCCTTAA
- a CDS encoding sorbosone dehydrogenase family protein → MNRYKWSLLLVLGAAVTWFAFTRFREVKPDIQLDKIKLPAGFKIELFAENVTNARSMCLSPSGTLFVGTRDEGSVYALVDQNGDHKADKMYTIAKGLQMPNGVAFKDGSLYVAEVSKIWRFDRIEQNLSNPPKPVLITDKYPDKTHHGWKYIAFGPDGKLYVPVGAPCNVCESEDPVFNTITRINPDGSNREIVARGVRNSVGFTWHPQTKELWFTDNGRDWMGDDSPSCELNHLTRVGEHFGFPYCHEGDILDPKFGEGHQCSEFTPPAMKLGPHVAPLGLKFYTGNQFPASYKNQIFIAEHGSWNRANKIGYRIALVHMQGNQCTSVENFAEGWLQGENAWGRPVDIEWLPDGSMLVSDDQANAIYLISYQR, encoded by the coding sequence ATGAACAGATATAAATGGTCTTTACTACTTGTGCTGGGTGCTGCCGTGACATGGTTTGCGTTTACCCGGTTCAGAGAAGTTAAACCGGACATCCAGCTGGATAAGATCAAACTACCCGCCGGATTTAAGATTGAATTATTTGCCGAGAACGTTACCAATGCCCGTTCCATGTGCCTGTCCCCGTCAGGAACCTTGTTTGTAGGCACTCGGGATGAAGGGAGTGTATATGCTTTGGTGGATCAGAACGGCGATCATAAGGCGGACAAGATGTACACCATTGCCAAAGGATTGCAAATGCCCAATGGAGTTGCTTTTAAGGACGGCAGCCTGTACGTAGCGGAGGTAAGTAAGATCTGGCGGTTCGATCGCATCGAACAGAATTTATCCAATCCGCCCAAGCCGGTGCTGATCACGGATAAATACCCAGATAAAACCCATCACGGATGGAAGTATATCGCCTTTGGTCCGGATGGCAAACTTTACGTGCCGGTCGGTGCTCCATGCAACGTTTGCGAATCGGAAGACCCGGTCTTTAACACCATCACACGCATCAATCCGGACGGCAGCAACCGGGAGATCGTAGCACGGGGCGTACGCAATTCCGTCGGATTCACCTGGCATCCGCAAACCAAAGAGCTGTGGTTTACCGATAATGGCCGGGACTGGATGGGAGATGATTCGCCGTCCTGTGAGTTAAACCACCTGACCAGGGTAGGCGAGCATTTTGGATTTCCGTATTGCCATGAGGGCGATATTCTTGATCCTAAATTTGGTGAAGGCCACCAATGCAGTGAGTTTACTCCTCCGGCCATGAAGCTGGGACCGCATGTAGCCCCGCTGGGGTTAAAATTTTATACCGGAAATCAATTTCCGGCCAGTTACAAAAATCAGATTTTTATTGCCGAACACGGAAGTTGGAACCGGGCCAACAAAATCGGATACCGTATCGCGTTGGTCCACATGCAGGGTAACCAATGTACCAGTGTAGAAAACTTTGCGGAAGGCTGGCTGCAGGGAGAGAACGCCTGGGGCCGCCCGGTGGATATCGAATGGTTGCCGGACGGTTCCATGCTGGTAAGTGACGATCAGGCGAATGCCATCTATCTCATTTCTTATCAACGTTAA